A region from the Blautia faecicola genome encodes:
- a CDS encoding plasmid recombination protein, producing MGYAIMRMAKLKSEHELGNRYNHDMRIYNVRNADPLKASQNEELVDQLIGRTYADISDETIRNLQQSGAITKKIRKDAVRGLDIFLGFSHEDTPGIDINAWSKRCVEWLQQTFNPPGGMISYTDKDGMEVTQKINNVKSVVLHMDESTPHIHAFIVPIDEYGHLNAKAYSNGRTALGQLQDSYAQAMEPFGLSRGERHSTISHQQRSAYYNKLLQASESTLPDPAPNESLEDYHRRAEAAHQISMVHQRDSIVKEERKLARRQSILYDQTAELAKRKSEFESMKTAYEQKNRYTEQFLSSLAGQAGEPDISERSLERISKAIKRQQQFDDAVKNYPDKDKAKMVQQSFHELINWQREREKKETSYRNVDH from the coding sequence ATGGGATATGCAATTATGAGAATGGCTAAGCTAAAATCAGAACATGAATTGGGAAATCGTTATAATCATGACATGAGGATTTACAATGTTCGAAATGCTGATCCGCTAAAAGCATCTCAAAACGAGGAGCTTGTTGATCAATTAATAGGACGTACCTATGCTGACATCTCCGATGAGACCATCCGGAATCTGCAGCAGTCTGGTGCTATCACTAAAAAAATACGCAAGGACGCAGTTAGGGGACTGGATATTTTTCTTGGATTTTCTCACGAAGACACCCCCGGTATTGATATTAACGCCTGGAGTAAAAGATGTGTCGAATGGCTCCAGCAAACTTTCAATCCGCCAGGAGGCATGATCAGCTACACAGATAAAGACGGAATGGAAGTCACACAGAAGATTAATAACGTGAAAAGTGTTGTTCTACACATGGATGAATCTACACCACACATTCATGCTTTTATCGTACCCATAGATGAATATGGTCATCTAAACGCAAAGGCTTATTCAAACGGCAGAACCGCACTAGGGCAGCTTCAGGATTCTTATGCACAAGCCATGGAACCCTTTGGGCTTTCGAGAGGGGAACGCCATTCCACGATTTCTCATCAACAACGTAGTGCTTATTACAATAAATTACTTCAGGCTTCCGAATCCACACTTCCAGATCCTGCACCAAATGAATCTCTTGAAGATTACCATAGACGAGCTGAAGCAGCTCATCAGATTTCCATGGTACATCAAAGAGATTCTATTGTAAAAGAGGAACGGAAACTAGCCCGCAGACAATCTATACTCTACGACCAGACTGCTGAACTGGCAAAGAGGAAATCTGAATTTGAGTCTATGAAAACTGCTTACGAACAAAAGAACAGATATACCGAGCAGTTTCTTTCCTCTTTAGCTGGGCAGGCAGGCGAACCGGATATTTCTGAGCGGTCACTTGAACGGATATCTAAAGCTATAAAAAGGCAGCAACAATTCGATGATGCCGTAAAGAATTACCCGGACAAAGACAAAGCAAAAATGGTACAACAATCTTTTCACGAACTGATCAACTGGCAGCGGGAACGAGAGAAAAAAGAAACAAGCTACAGGAACGTTGATCATTAG
- a CDS encoding IS607 family transposase, whose amino-acid sequence MTNYKPKDFAELLGVSVKTLQRWDREGILKANRTPTDRRYYTYDQYLQFKGINTENDNRQIVIYARVSTKNQKDDLQNQVTFLRQFCNAKGIIVDQCIEDYGSGLNYNRKKWNQLLDEVMEQKIKTIIVTHKDRFVRFGYDWFEKFCMKFNTNIVVVNNEELSPQEELVQDIVSILHVFSCRLYGLRKYKKQIERDEEIAKELQNGNKSDSRAKNQD is encoded by the coding sequence ATCACTAATTACAAACCAAAAGATTTTGCTGAATTATTGGGTGTCTCAGTCAAAACGTTACAACGTTGGGATAGAGAGGGGATTCTGAAAGCAAATCGGACTCCGACTGATAGGCGTTATTATACTTATGACCAATATCTTCAGTTTAAGGGTATAAATACTGAAAACGATAATCGTCAGATTGTTATTTATGCCAGAGTATCTACAAAAAACCAAAAAGATGATTTACAAAACCAAGTAACTTTTTTACGTCAGTTTTGCAATGCTAAAGGTATCATTGTAGATCAATGTATTGAAGATTATGGAAGTGGGCTTAACTACAATCGTAAAAAGTGGAATCAATTATTAGATGAAGTAATGGAACAAAAAATCAAAACTATTATAGTTACACATAAAGATAGATTTGTCAGATTTGGCTATGATTGGTTTGAAAAATTCTGTATGAAGTTTAATACAAACATAGTGGTAGTGAATAATGAAGAACTATCACCACAGGAAGAACTCGTACAGGATATTGTTTCTATACTCCATGTGTTCTCTTGCAGGTTGTATGGACTTCGTAAGTATAAAAAACAAATAGAAAGGGATGAGGAAATTGCTAAAGAGCTTCAAAACGGAAATAAATCCGACAGTCGAGCAAAAAATCAAGATTAA